The following coding sequences are from one Daphnia pulex isolate KAP4 chromosome 11, ASM2113471v1 window:
- the LOC124207103 gene encoding coiled-coil domain-containing protein 22 homolog: MCSKILRHENSAGEKLKAALEHTVTSLRSIVEEIRTKEDTIQKLQTHIESMPPSVLTRTFYTQRILSIVANVKKQNEEMHRVLEDVKSVQREINSIQGKVERTFTVTDEIIFRMAKSDETARRIYKYLISLQTDCSDIQKLVKESGNLSREIKDLEDQAETELRKNIATKIRRLQSDLEQIRTENQILEERVGTKI; the protein is encoded by the exons atgTGTTCTAAAATTCTTCGTCACGAAAAT AGTGCAGGCGAGAAGCTTAAAGCTGCACTTGAACATACAGTGACGTCCTTAAGAAGCATTGTAGAAGAAATTCGTACTAAAGAAGATACTATACAAAAACTTCAAACGCATATCGAATCTATGCCACCTTCAGTACTAACAAG aacATTTTATACTCAAAGAATACTGAGTATCGTAGCCAAcgtcaagaaacaaaatgaagaaatgcaTCGGGTGCTTGAAGATGTAAAAAGTGTGCAGCgtgaaatcaattcaatacAGGGAAAAGTTGAGCGTACGTTTACCGTTAcggatgaaattatttttcgg atgGCCAAATCGGATGAGACTGCCCGGCGTATTTACAagtatttgatttcattgcaAACTGATTGCTCTGACATCCAAAAATTAGTGAAAGAATCTGGCAACTTGTCACGAGAGATAAAGGATTTAGAAGATCAA GCGGAGACCGAATTACGTAAGAATATTGCTACCAAAATTAGGCGACTGCAAAGTGACCTCGAACAGATACGGACGGAAAATCAGATTTTAGAAGAACGTGTCGGtactaaaatttaa
- the LOC124207659 gene encoding neuropeptide Y receptor type 5-like, which produces MVGSLQAVSIFVFTLSITTIALDRYQLIVYPTKKSFQLTGALLALLALGGIWILGVVLALPLFIVCTLQHHDIPIPNSPISSVDYCLEELPNERGRSLYSIGSILIQYALPIITVSVAHARICNKLQVRMASMNHQQATRQQQPQQPPQPLLNNAPSPSPSTSNGHRHPAAEFSRDDGQRFGCDGRQPGGGPRRETHCWLLMNTFNVVVGRHKIGASFVARSKNNLRATTQSMRHGAKMVVQQQTASTGKRPDSKAVGLPSSPAVDGAGSFHVESPARAAVMPRRQHGCDDIAIAHHRSAVISFPDGSDGGHPPGPGPIAYSTYTLSGCHRLSPG; this is translated from the exons ATGGTGGGCTCGCTGCAGGCCGTTTCCATTTTCGTGTTCACTCTGTCCATCACGACCATCGCCCTCGACCGTTACCAACTGATCGTCTACCCGACTAAAAAAAGCTTCCAGCTGACGGGCGCCCTGCTGGCCCTGCTGGCCCTGGGCGGCATCTGGATTCTGGGCGTCGTCCTGGCCCTGCCGCTCTTCATCGTTTGCACGCTCCAGCACCACGACATCCCCATCCCCAATTCGCCCATCAGCTCCGTCGACTATTGCCTGGAAGAGTTGCCCAACGAGCGCGGCCGATCGCTCTACTCCATCGGCAGCATCTTGATCCAGTACGCCCTGCCCATCATCACAGTTTCGGTGGCTCACGCCCGCATCTGCAACAAACTCCAAGTGCGGATGGCATCCATGAACCATCAACAGGCCAcccgccaacaacaaccacaacagccGCCGCAGCCGCTGCTTAATAACGCTCCCAGTCCCAGTCCCAGCACCAGTAACGGCCACCGCCACCCTGCTGCAGAATTCAGCCGTGATGACGGCCAAAGATTCGGCTGTGACGGCCGACAGCCGGGCGGCGGCCCACGAAGAGAAACTCA CTGCTGGCTCCTGATGAACACGTTCAACGTCGTCGTGGGACGTCACAAGATCGGGGCTTCGTTCGTGGCCAGGAGCAAGAACAACTTGAGGGCGACGACGCAGAGCATGAGGCATGGGGCCAAGATggtcgtccagcagcagacggccAGCACCGGTAAACGGCCCGACTCCAAAGCGGTGGGGCTGCCCTCATCGCCGGCGGTGGACGGCGCTGGATCATTTCATGTCGAGAGTCCCGCGAGAGCTGCTGTCATGCCCCGGCGTCAGCACGGCTGTGACGATATTGCCATCGCCCACCACCGGTCTGCTGTAATCTCATTTCCGGACGGAAGTGACGGTGGTCACCCACCTGGTCCCGGACCCATCGCCTACAGCACCTACACCTTGTCCGGCTGTCACCGTCTATCACCGGGTTAA